In Triticum aestivum cultivar Chinese Spring chromosome 5B, IWGSC CS RefSeq v2.1, whole genome shotgun sequence, the following proteins share a genomic window:
- the LOC123115303 gene encoding putative disease resistance protein RGA4, with translation MDVKDITTVTIGINEYVNLFQWARSAISCKWRGTQEEQGFQNKLFHLQSVLQRLSDSLPEMYDLINRAEWRSHKDGVAELLPKLKDVVYDVEDLLDELRWYNHKVIVEGNASQSSITDFFNSFINVNDIHERLDHISNCLDKKGLGELTPRFDRTVRPETSSFANETKIFGRGMELKQILRVLGVPTHNHSKDKWESHANKSRLPNLPILSIVGIGDVGKTTLAQHICSHPQVKSHYDTVIWICVSDDFDEKRLTKEAIESCPGKEATTNNLNSLQHALSKILENRKFLIVLDDLWDDALKENGLCWKRFCAPLINVLQGSMMLVTTRSPKVADFVSTMEPIILEGLKDDEFWNFFKLCVFGSESSNDFPELELVGRKILPKLKGSPLAARTLGRMLRDDLRTSHWTNILNSELWALDQETTEIVPALRLSYIYLPFHLKRCFSFCAVYPKDKKFEKDSLAEIWAAQGFVKCQGAVPLQDIGRQCFNDLLNSQENEIEVLADLQPPASIKSLVLDNCPAVSSPSWFQPQSLPSLISVSFLRCFSSLTDLIIDGCYRLSSLEQLLHPTYLPAIKKIAIMSCWNLISVGTERFGDFHCLEIFKLVDCGKLNSESLTAPSLMKLVLHGRCENLMNSIQCCSLTNFFLSSCPLTSIQLKMWNLPALQELHISDCRSLASIGQSGHVFTNLIYLTISNCEGLSLTSIGQSEQVFRNLISLTMKNCTELSTIDGMLEKEYLPAIKSITFDCCPKLFIYGKRFGDFSSLKDLKVSRCHGINWGGLVLPSSLQILHLESCGDISSFIPSGLENLQSLVSLNLLWCENIRSIPGHLWSSTLSSLQELQILYCWGLVSIGGADDISEIQNVLIEGCFRLNMKRGSFLISKQKHEQPVKSSNNSAPTPTAIVSTNLED, from the exons ATGGATGTAAAGGATATTACTACTGTCACTATTGGCATCAATGAGTATGTCAATCTTTTTCAGTGGGCTAGATCAGCTATTTCATGCAAATGGAGAGGCACTCAGGAGGAGCAAGGGTTTCAAAATAAATTATTTCACTTGCAGAGTGTCTTACAACGCCTTAGTGACAGTCTTCCGGAAATGTATGACCTCATTAATCGAGCGGAGTGGAGAAGCCACAAAGATGGCGTGGCCGAGCTCCTTCCAAAACTCAAGGATGTAGTCTATGATGTTGAAGACCTTCTTGACGAGCTCAGATGGTACAACCATAAGGTGATAGTGGAGGGAAATGCAAGCCAATCATCTATTACTGACTTCTTTAACAGCTTCATCAATGTCAATGATATCCATGAAAGGCTAGATCATATTTCCAATTGCCTGGATAAAAAGGGGTTAGGTGAACTGACACCACGGTTTGACAGAACAGTCAGGCCAGAGACTAGCTCTTTCGCCAATGAAACAAAAATATTTGGTCGTGGCATGGAGCTAAAGCAGATATTGAGAGTGCTCGGTGTGCCTACACACAATCATTCGAAAGACAAGTGGGAAAGTCATGCTAATAAATCAAGATTACCCAATCTTCCAATTTTGTCGATAGTTGGAATTGGGGATGTTGGAAAGACCACTCTGGCCCAACATATCTGTAGTCATCCACAAGTGAAATCTCACTATGACACAGTAATTTGGATTTGCGTCTCAGATGATTTCGATGAGAAGAGGCTAACTAAAGAGGCTATAGAATCATGTCCTGGTAAAGAGGCAACAACTAACAATCTGAATTCTCTTCAGCATGCTCTTTCTAAAATATTGGAAAACAGAAAGTTCTTGATTGTCCTCGATGATTTGTGGGATGATGCTCTGAAAGAAAATGGCCTGTGCTGGAAGAGGTTTTGTGCACCTTTGATAAATGTGCTACAAGGAAGTATGATGTTAGTCACCACCAGATCTCCAAAAGTTGCTGATTTTGTAAGCACTATGGAGCCAATTATATTAGAGGGTTTAAAAGATGATGAATTTTGGAATTTCTTCAAACTATGTGTCTTTGGATCTGAGAGTTCCAATGATTTTCCAGAGTTGGAGCTCGTTGGTAGAAAGATACTTCCTAAGTTGAAGGGCTCTCCTTTAGCGGCTAGAACTCTTGGACGCATGTTACGGGATGACCTTCGTACATCACATTGGACTAATATACTAAACAGTGAATTGTGGGCGTTGGACCAAGAGACAACTGAAATTGTGCCAGCTCTTCGGTTGAGCTACATTTATTTACCATTCCACTTGAAAAGATGCTTTTCATTCTGTGCTGTGTATCccaaagacaagaagtttgaaaaGGACAGCCTGGCGGAAATTTGGGCGGCACAAGGCTTTGTGAAATGTCAAGGTGCTGTTCCACTTCAAGATATTGGCCGTCAATGCTTTAATGACCTTTTAAATAG TCAGGAAAACGAGATAGAAGTCCTTGCAGATCTACAACCTCCTGCTAGTATCAAGTCTCTAGTCCTTGACAATTGCCCAGCTGTTTCTTCTCCGAGCTGGTTTCAGCCACAAAGCCTGCCAAGCTTAATATCAGTTTCATTTCTTCGTT GTTTCTCGTCCCTGACAGATCTAATCATTGATGGGTGCTACCGTTTATCAAGTCTCGAACAGCTTCTCCATCCAACATATCTACCAGCTATCAAGAAAATTGCAATAATGAGTTGCTGGAACTTAATATCAGTGGGGACCGAAAGATTTGGGGATTTTCATTGTCTTGAAATATTTAAGCTGGTGGATTGTGGAAAATTAAACTCCGAGAGTTTGACTGCACCCTCTCTGATGAAGCTCGTGCTACATGGTCGCTGTGAGAATCTCATGAACAGTATCCAATGCTGCTCTCTCACCAACTTTTTCCTGTCATCCTGCCCTCTCACGTCCATCCAACTGAAAATGTGGAACCTTCCAGCTCTACAGGAGTTGCACATTTCAGATTGTCGATCTCTTGCATCCATTGGACAGTCTGGACATGTCTTCACCAACCTCATTTACCTAACCATCAGCAACTGTGAAGGACT ATCCCTTACATCTATTGGACAAAGTGAACAGGTCTTCAGAAACCTTATTTCTCTAACCATGAAGAACTGCACAGAACTGTCCACCATTGATGGTATGCTAGAAAAAGAATATCTACCTGCCATTAAGAGTATTACATTTGACTGCTGTCCCAAATTGTTCATATACGGTAAAAGGTTTGGGGATTTTTCTTCTCTGAAGGATTTGAAAGTTTCTAGATGCCATGGAATCAACTGGGGGGGACTGGTGTTACCATCTTCCCTCCAAATTCTCCATTTGGAGTCATGTGGAGATATCTCTTCATTTATTCCCAGCGGCTTAGAAAACCTTCAATCCCTAGTTTCACTAAATTTATTGTGGTGTGAAAATATAAGATCCATTCCAGGGCACCTTTGGAGCAGTACTCTCTCATCACTCCAGGAATTACAGATTCTGTATTGTTGGGGCCTTGTGTCCATTGGTGGAGCAGACGACATTTCAGAAATACAAAATGTGTTGATTGAGGGCTGTTTTCGTTTGAACATGAAAAGAGGCAGCTTCTTGATATCCAAGCAGAAGCACGAGCAGCCTGTGAAATCAAG CAATAATTCTGCACCTACACCTACAGCAATAGTTTCAACTAATTTGGAGGACTAA